From Actinomycetota bacterium, one genomic window encodes:
- a CDS encoding polymer-forming cytoskeletal protein: MGKTERSDMKINGDGSLSGGAFGAVTINGAGTVHGDVDCSTLRVNGAGDIDGAVKAETVIVNGSASFKREVHAGEMTVNGDSTVHGGAGIGILKVKGRLAIDGGLAAREVELRGDMRVGNDLEAEVFDGEGAFKIGGLLNAGVVDMRVHGASSAREIGGERITVRLPRGFSALSAIFTFSTDKRLTVETIEGDEIYLESTVAKVVRGGRVQIGEGCDIDLVEYTSEIITTPGVVVKASRKIDFVS, encoded by the coding sequence ATGGGTAAGACGGAGAGATCAGACATGAAGATCAACGGGGACGGATCACTTTCGGGCGGCGCATTCGGGGCGGTGACGATCAACGGTGCGGGCACGGTGCACGGGGACGTGGACTGCTCGACCCTGCGCGTCAACGGCGCTGGCGACATCGATGGTGCCGTGAAGGCCGAGACTGTGATTGTGAACGGATCGGCAAGCTTCAAGCGTGAAGTGCATGCGGGTGAGATGACCGTGAACGGCGACTCGACCGTGCACGGCGGTGCCGGTATCGGCATTCTCAAGGTCAAGGGCCGCCTCGCGATCGATGGTGGGCTGGCGGCCAGGGAGGTCGAGCTGCGCGGTGACATGAGAGTGGGCAATGATCTTGAGGCCGAGGTATTCGACGGTGAGGGAGCGTTCAAGATAGGTGGCCTGCTCAATGCGGGGGTCGTTGACATGCGCGTCCATGGAGCGTCGAGTGCCCGGGAAATCGGCGGCGAACGGATCACAGTCCGGTTGCCCAGGGGCTTCAGCGCGCTGTCGGCGATCTTCACCTTCTCGACCGACAAGAGACTGACCGTCGAGACCATCGAGGGCGACGAGATCTACCTCGAGAGCACCGTGGCCAAGGTCGTGCGTGGCGGTCGGGTGCAAATCGGGGAAGGTTGCGACATCGACCTCGTGGAGTACACCAGCGAGATCATCACAACTCCCGGCGTGGTCGTGAAGGCATCGCGCAAGATCGACTTCGTGTCGTAA
- a CDS encoding YhbD family protein, translating to MSSDLISKKELLQVAGISYGQLYRWKRKNLIPEDWFIRKSTFTGQETFFPRDKILVRIERIQGMQGDDLSLDDIAEAVTPDLGSGVMKVADVLERGVLSETAVTLWREAHPESEEMVYGDLLGGYVLDGLLKAGEITVGEGPSVLQAIEEGYAAFEGRECDLVVLRKMGVCVCLLVSSSAELRTESGAREVARVTLSGSVEELAVRAR from the coding sequence GTGAGCTCGGATCTGATATCGAAGAAGGAGCTGCTCCAGGTAGCCGGCATCTCCTACGGTCAGCTCTACCGTTGGAAACGCAAGAACCTGATTCCGGAGGACTGGTTCATCCGCAAGTCGACCTTCACGGGCCAGGAGACCTTCTTCCCCCGGGACAAGATCCTCGTACGGATCGAGCGTATCCAAGGAATGCAGGGCGACGATCTGTCGCTCGACGACATCGCCGAGGCCGTCACGCCGGACTTGGGCTCCGGGGTCATGAAGGTGGCCGACGTCCTGGAGCGCGGAGTCCTCTCGGAGACGGCGGTCACGCTGTGGCGTGAGGCGCATCCTGAGTCCGAGGAGATGGTGTACGGCGATCTCCTTGGCGGGTACGTCCTGGACGGACTGCTGAAGGCGGGGGAGATCACGGTCGGCGAAGGGCCTTCGGTCCTGCAGGCCATCGAGGAGGGCTACGCGGCGTTCGAGGGGCGCGAGTGCGATCTTGTGGTGCTGCGGAAGATGGGCGTGTGCGTGTGTCTGTTGGTTTCGAGCTCGGCCGAACTCAGGACTGAGAGCGGCGCACGCGAGGTCGCGAGGGTGACGCTGTCTGGCAGCGTTGAGGAACTGGCCGTGAGGGCCAGATAG
- a CDS encoding DUF554 domain-containing protein, with amino-acid sequence MPGSGVIVNVLAVLVGTALGLTFGRLITERFRSIAFKAIGLSVIIVGASMSIGGLNAMGESELGAYAGLVLVGALVVGSLLGEALRIEYWLEELGHWLQQKVGAMPFLSPGKAEQPGEKGHTLVEGFVTASLLFCVGAMTVLGSIQDGLGDPSLLYLKSLLDGFAAIALAAALGAGVGLSALPVLVIQGGIALGAGALQPYMTEVVIHAIQATGGALILCIGLDLTDIKRLPVGNMLPSIIIGAVAAGIFG; translated from the coding sequence ATGCCGGGCTCAGGCGTCATCGTCAACGTGCTTGCGGTTCTCGTGGGGACCGCGCTGGGCCTGACTTTCGGCCGGCTCATCACCGAGCGCTTCCGCTCGATCGCCTTCAAGGCCATCGGGCTGTCCGTCATCATCGTCGGTGCTTCGATGAGCATCGGCGGCCTCAACGCGATGGGGGAGAGCGAGCTGGGCGCATACGCGGGGCTCGTGCTCGTCGGGGCGCTCGTGGTCGGCTCTCTCCTTGGCGAGGCGCTTCGCATCGAGTACTGGCTCGAGGAGCTCGGTCACTGGCTCCAGCAGAAGGTGGGCGCGATGCCTTTCCTCTCGCCCGGCAAGGCCGAGCAGCCCGGCGAGAAGGGCCACACGCTCGTAGAGGGCTTCGTGACCGCGTCGCTTCTCTTCTGCGTTGGCGCCATGACCGTGCTCGGCTCCATACAGGACGGTCTCGGGGACCCATCTCTGCTCTACTTGAAGTCGCTGCTCGACGGGTTCGCCGCCATCGCGCTGGCCGCCGCGCTCGGCGCCGGCGTGGGGCTGTCGGCGTTGCCGGTGCTCGTGATCCAGGGCGGCATCGCTCTTGGCGCCGGCGCGCTCCAGCCGTACATGACCGAGGTGGTCATCCATGCCATCCAGGCCACCGGAGGTGCGCTCATCTTGTGCATCGGGCTCGACTTGACCGACATCAAGCGTCTTCCCGTCGGCAATATGCTGCCCTCGATCATCATCGGCGCCGTCGCCGCCGGGATCTTCGGCTAG
- a CDS encoding NYN domain-containing protein: protein MLFLIDGYNITKGDPATRSLSLEEQRDGLLARLAVRGADLLGQGEIVVVFDGEGGAGLSSASHGTVRVRFSRDRSADDVLAQLAGEAQQPVCLVSSDRELAERVATHACPGAEVRPREALYEGARPARARRRSARYPARAVGLPAGANRVTEELKKLWLPEDKE, encoded by the coding sequence TTGCTGTTCCTAATCGACGGCTACAACATCACCAAGGGCGACCCGGCGACGCGGTCGCTCTCGCTTGAGGAGCAGCGTGACGGGCTGTTGGCTCGTCTTGCCGTGCGGGGAGCGGACCTCCTTGGCCAAGGAGAGATCGTGGTCGTGTTCGACGGCGAGGGCGGAGCGGGCTTGTCGTCGGCCAGCCATGGCACGGTGCGCGTGCGTTTCTCGCGCGACCGCAGTGCCGACGACGTGCTGGCGCAGCTCGCCGGGGAAGCGCAGCAGCCGGTGTGCCTGGTGAGTTCCGATCGCGAGCTGGCCGAGCGCGTCGCCACGCATGCATGCCCGGGGGCGGAGGTGCGCCCGCGAGAGGCGCTCTACGAAGGCGCGCGGCCGGCCCGTGCACGCCGACGCTCTGCGCGGTATCCTGCGAGAGCTGTCGGCTTGCCTGCCGGGGCGAATCGCGTCACCGAGGAACTCAAGAAGCTGTGGCTTCCCGAAGACAAGGAGTGA
- a CDS encoding response regulator, which translates to MSHIPLVLTIDDEPEITSLISMALTLDGLEVAVANNVFEGMSAITEQMPDVILLDIMMPGIDGWLFCETLRRDEATRDIPIVFVSALRGAADKAKAASLGASGYVTKPFSIADLRSEVARHVRESRHQGLRATR; encoded by the coding sequence ATGTCGCACATACCCTTGGTGCTCACGATCGACGACGAGCCTGAGATAACCAGCCTGATCAGCATGGCGCTGACCTTGGATGGTCTTGAAGTGGCTGTCGCCAACAACGTCTTCGAGGGGATGAGTGCGATCACGGAGCAGATGCCGGACGTCATACTGCTCGACATCATGATGCCCGGCATCGACGGCTGGCTCTTCTGCGAAACGCTGCGCCGCGACGAGGCCACGCGGGACATCCCGATCGTGTTTGTCAGTGCACTGCGCGGTGCCGCCGACAAGGCGAAGGCCGCCAGTCTGGGCGCTTCAGGCTACGTGACCAAGCCGTTCAGTATTGCCGACCTGCGTTCCGAGGTGGCGCGGCACGTGCGTGAGAGCAGGCATCAGGGCCTTCGTGCCACCCGGTAG
- a CDS encoding Hpt domain-containing protein — translation MEGQRITVCIDSGLEGLIPRYLERRREDVVRIREALDDGHIEDAQTVGHKMRGSGGGYGFDALTDLGGQIETAAVVGDTAAVWRLAQELEDYLARIDVRFVDES, via the coding sequence GTGGAAGGCCAGCGCATAACAGTCTGCATTGATTCCGGGTTGGAGGGGCTCATCCCGCGCTATCTGGAGCGTCGTCGCGAGGACGTGGTCCGTATCCGCGAGGCTCTTGACGACGGGCACATCGAGGACGCGCAGACCGTGGGACACAAGATGCGGGGATCGGGCGGAGGTTATGGCTTTGATGCCCTCACGGATCTCGGCGGTCAGATCGAGACCGCAGCGGTTGTGGGTGATACCGCGGCGGTCTGGAGACTCGCGCAAGAGCTGGAGGACTACCTGGCGAGAATCGATGTGCGGTTCGTAGATGAGAGCTGA
- a CDS encoding response regulator, which yields MGRVFPLDYVDYIAFLGGVALLIIATHGVALRQAGNKRFQWLWLAAFAVLRTVDQWYVALAEPFVSNPWILWLDILAAAAAFAALMEFGLSSERQRAGARRVGVRWLVAAIAVGLIPGAGLLGFGREVGNFMLLGAALFVARELVQTTRDETAKQQATTIHVAVSLVGYMGTCVAACALMRLPGDMEAFAWLVAARSAFALFLMVGLGGYALRFGQSSTVVDERYDRIARRILGLSLALMLVLGWAVTDIMGQEGERKLLDSLRAQARMAASAIAPEYGAEDAPAATRAVQSHAITIEDHLNHLLLASESLTDLRVVRLEDGRVVEVAYASVDGPDIGSISAILSGIAKEQHAVLADGNPHLLGPLEADGKTWYTAFAPIEDAGFDTTVTFVGADMDAATVDASRSLYRLLGILLSFAISSLILGLYVVVQITRTMAARVSLSERSFRTMFENAPEAILVVDAHEGLILSASPYTCTWLGREGGSLSGVPLADLAVIEPDVLAGMLRECYESAVPEPQSCHFRHAEGREIDVEAKALAYEYDGKDALIIFARDVTASVSAQQETEAHALFSQLIAETTMAFVDANEASIGELVESALTGIGTYAGVDRAYLFDFAEDGETMSNVFEWCDEGISSRKSFMRRVPVSKYSHLAGNLMNGYDVHVPDVAADTGLPGCEREALQAAGVQSLLVVPMVVVGRTVGFLGFDSIRSTKEWSLDNIMVLRIVADVIAAARRRVAAEAKVKQLSLAIEQSPVGVIITDPDGDIRYANPKFGRLTGYSTAELRGKNPRILKSGETPQEVYEDLWTTVAAGKIWRGEVINKRADESRFWAALTISPMRGIDGRITGYVGIQQDVTQVKEAQAALEEAKLSAETANRAKSDFLATMSHEIRTPMNAIIGMAELLRETELTKAQARYIDIFESAGESLLILINSILDLSKIEANRLDLDPVPFDLYDMVEGASSVVGMKAAEKGLEVLYRVKPGTPEWVVGDPDRLRQVLLNLLGNAVKFTESGHVYVAVEQDPLSDDPGALKFSVTDTGIGIAEDKLGAVFESFTQADSSTTRKYGGTGLGLTISRRLVEVMGGTIEIASRPGKGTTFTFTVKLEVAEAPMSAVNAPPDLREGARILVVDDNATNRLILRETLSTWGVLVGEASDGADGLEQVRRAAKAGETWDAIVLDYQMPRMDGFAFLEELRATSTFRDLPVIMLSSDMHSRDGERGKRLGLVDNLQKPVRRNELRQALADALGGTWERGLPGPRRSTHGVSARNRADETKLRPAKDIAPLEILVAEDSEDNRFLLESCLGATPHRVTFAENGREALDLVESGQVFDLVFMDMQMPIMDGYEAARLIRERERPLDGVHMPIVALTAYALSEEVEKCLAAGCDAHLAKPIRKKVLLEAIEGFEKEGNRWKASA from the coding sequence ATGGGCCGGGTCTTCCCACTCGACTATGTCGACTACATCGCTTTCCTGGGCGGCGTGGCGCTGCTCATCATCGCCACGCACGGAGTGGCGTTGCGCCAGGCCGGCAACAAGCGCTTCCAGTGGCTGTGGCTCGCTGCGTTTGCGGTACTCAGAACGGTCGACCAGTGGTATGTAGCGCTTGCGGAGCCCTTCGTTTCGAACCCGTGGATCCTCTGGTTGGACATTCTTGCCGCGGCTGCCGCGTTTGCGGCTCTCATGGAGTTCGGGCTGTCCTCCGAGCGGCAACGTGCCGGCGCACGACGTGTCGGCGTCCGGTGGCTCGTTGCGGCGATCGCTGTCGGTCTCATTCCCGGTGCGGGTCTTCTCGGTTTCGGCCGCGAAGTGGGCAACTTCATGCTGCTGGGCGCAGCCCTGTTTGTCGCCCGTGAACTCGTTCAGACGACGCGAGATGAGACGGCCAAGCAACAGGCGACCACTATCCACGTAGCGGTCAGCCTGGTGGGATACATGGGTACTTGCGTCGCTGCCTGCGCACTCATGCGTTTGCCGGGCGACATGGAGGCCTTCGCCTGGCTTGTCGCGGCACGGTCCGCATTCGCACTGTTCCTCATGGTCGGGCTCGGAGGCTACGCCTTGCGGTTCGGCCAGAGCTCCACGGTGGTCGACGAGCGCTACGACCGTATCGCCCGCCGCATACTCGGACTCTCGCTCGCACTCATGCTAGTCCTCGGCTGGGCGGTCACCGACATCATGGGTCAGGAGGGCGAGCGCAAGCTGCTCGATTCACTTCGGGCGCAGGCGCGCATGGCCGCCTCGGCGATCGCACCGGAGTACGGGGCTGAGGATGCGCCTGCAGCGACGAGAGCGGTCCAGTCTCACGCAATCACAATCGAAGACCACCTCAACCACCTGCTCCTCGCCTCCGAAAGCCTGACGGATCTTCGTGTCGTTCGGCTGGAGGACGGCCGCGTGGTCGAGGTTGCCTACGCGTCGGTCGATGGCCCGGATATCGGCTCGATCAGCGCGATTCTCTCCGGGATCGCGAAGGAACAACACGCGGTGCTCGCCGACGGCAACCCGCACCTGCTCGGGCCGCTGGAGGCGGACGGCAAGACGTGGTACACGGCGTTTGCTCCCATCGAGGACGCTGGTTTCGACACCACGGTCACATTCGTGGGCGCGGATATGGACGCAGCTACCGTGGACGCGTCGCGGTCGCTTTACCGGCTACTCGGCATTCTGCTTTCATTCGCGATCAGCAGCTTGATTCTCGGCCTGTACGTCGTCGTGCAGATCACGCGCACCATGGCTGCCCGCGTGTCCCTGTCGGAGCGTAGTTTCCGGACGATGTTCGAGAACGCCCCCGAGGCGATTCTTGTCGTGGATGCACACGAAGGACTCATCCTGTCGGCGAGTCCCTATACATGCACATGGCTCGGTCGCGAGGGTGGATCGCTGAGCGGCGTTCCGCTTGCGGATCTTGCCGTCATCGAGCCGGACGTGCTCGCCGGTATGCTTCGCGAGTGCTACGAGAGTGCCGTCCCCGAGCCGCAGAGCTGCCATTTTCGCCATGCCGAAGGTCGCGAGATCGATGTCGAGGCGAAGGCGCTCGCGTACGAGTACGACGGCAAGGACGCACTGATCATCTTCGCCCGGGATGTGACCGCAAGCGTGAGCGCGCAACAGGAGACGGAGGCGCACGCGCTGTTCAGCCAGCTCATCGCGGAGACCACGATGGCCTTCGTGGATGCCAACGAAGCGAGCATCGGTGAGCTTGTCGAAAGCGCCCTGACCGGGATCGGAACATATGCCGGCGTCGATCGCGCCTACCTTTTCGACTTCGCCGAAGACGGCGAGACCATGTCGAACGTCTTCGAATGGTGCGACGAGGGGATTTCGTCCAGGAAGTCCTTCATGCGACGCGTGCCCGTGAGCAAGTACTCTCACCTTGCCGGCAATCTCATGAACGGATACGACGTGCACGTTCCGGATGTGGCCGCAGACACGGGCCTCCCCGGCTGCGAGCGAGAGGCCCTCCAGGCAGCCGGGGTCCAATCGTTGCTGGTCGTTCCGATGGTCGTCGTAGGTCGTACCGTCGGGTTCCTCGGGTTCGACTCCATCCGCAGCACGAAGGAGTGGTCGCTCGACAACATAATGGTCCTGCGCATCGTAGCCGACGTCATCGCCGCGGCTCGCCGCCGGGTGGCGGCCGAGGCCAAGGTCAAGCAGCTGTCTCTGGCGATCGAGCAAAGCCCCGTGGGCGTCATCATCACCGACCCGGACGGCGACATCCGGTACGCCAATCCCAAGTTCGGACGGTTGACCGGCTACTCCACGGCGGAGCTGCGCGGGAAGAACCCACGAATCCTGAAGTCGGGCGAGACGCCTCAGGAGGTCTACGAGGACCTGTGGACGACCGTAGCGGCCGGGAAGATCTGGCGCGGCGAGGTCATCAACAAGCGCGCCGACGAGAGTCGCTTCTGGGCCGCGCTCACTATTTCGCCGATGCGGGGGATCGATGGCCGCATCACGGGCTACGTCGGAATCCAGCAGGACGTCACGCAGGTCAAAGAAGCGCAGGCAGCTCTCGAAGAGGCGAAGCTCTCGGCGGAGACAGCGAACAGAGCGAAGAGCGATTTCCTGGCCACGATGAGTCACGAGATCCGCACGCCGATGAACGCGATCATCGGGATGGCAGAGCTGTTGCGTGAGACGGAGCTTACGAAGGCGCAGGCACGCTACATCGACATCTTCGAGTCGGCTGGAGAGTCGTTGCTTATCCTCATCAACTCGATTCTGGACCTCTCCAAGATCGAGGCGAATCGGCTCGATCTTGACCCTGTTCCGTTCGATCTCTACGACATGGTGGAGGGCGCCTCGTCGGTCGTCGGCATGAAGGCCGCCGAGAAGGGCCTCGAGGTCCTATATCGCGTCAAGCCGGGGACTCCGGAATGGGTCGTCGGTGATCCGGACCGGCTTCGTCAAGTGCTGCTGAATCTCCTTGGCAATGCGGTCAAGTTCACCGAGAGCGGGCATGTATACGTGGCCGTGGAGCAGGACCCGTTGTCGGATGACCCCGGCGCTCTCAAGTTCTCGGTGACCGACACGGGAATCGGCATAGCCGAAGACAAGCTAGGTGCGGTGTTTGAGAGCTTCACGCAGGCCGACTCCTCCACGACACGCAAGTATGGTGGCACGGGCCTCGGCCTGACGATCTCGCGACGCCTCGTCGAGGTGATGGGCGGCACGATAGAGATCGCGAGCCGCCCCGGCAAGGGCACGACCTTCACGTTCACCGTGAAGCTCGAGGTAGCCGAAGCGCCGATGAGCGCCGTCAACGCGCCTCCCGACCTGCGCGAGGGTGCCCGCATTCTGGTTGTCGACGACAACGCCACGAACAGGCTCATCCTGCGCGAGACACTGTCTACGTGGGGAGTGCTTGTCGGGGAGGCAAGCGACGGTGCAGACGGCCTGGAGCAGGTGCGCCGGGCTGCCAAGGCGGGCGAGACCTGGGATGCGATCGTTCTTGACTACCAGATGCCCCGGATGGACGGCTTCGCGTTCCTTGAGGAGCTGCGTGCGACCTCGACCTTCCGCGACCTGCCGGTGATCATGCTGTCCTCGGATATGCACTCGCGCGATGGTGAGCGCGGGAAGCGCCTGGGACTCGTGGACAACCTTCAGAAGCCGGTTCGCAGGAACGAACTGCGGCAGGCGTTGGCCGACGCCCTCGGCGGTACGTGGGAGCGCGGGCTGCCCGGCCCCCGCCGGTCAACCCATGGTGTCTCGGCGCGGAATCGTGCGGACGAGACGAAGCTCCGGCCCGCGAAGGACATCGCGCCGCTCGAGATCCTCGTCGCCGAGGACTCCGAGGACAATCGCTTCCTGCTGGAGTCTTGCCTGGGCGCGACGCCGCACCGCGTGACGTTCGCCGAGAACGGTCGCGAAGCGCTTGACCTAGTCGAGTCGGGACAGGTGTTCGATCTCGTGTTCATGGACATGCAGATGCCGATCATGGACGGCTACGAGGCAGCCCGGCTCATCCGCGAGCGCGAACGCCCGCTCGATGGCGTACATATGCCGATCGTGGCACTGACCGCCTATGCACTGAGTGAGGAAGTCGAGAAGTGCCTCGCCGCAGGATGCGATGCACATCTTGCCAAGCCGATTCGCAAGAAGGTTCTGCTCGAGGCGATCGAGGGATTCGAGAAGGAGGGAAACCGGTGGAAGGCCAGCGCATAA
- a CDS encoding low specificity L-threonine aldolase, translating into MSDTRRGFGSDNHAGVHPAVLAAIAEANTGHVPAYGDDVLTARAVELFRSHLGDDIDVHLVFNGTGANVVSLASVATPYQSVICPETAHINVDECAAPEHIAGVKLVPVATPDGKLTPDLVRPHLTGFDFEHHAQPRVISISQASEFGTVYTPEETRALADLAHAHGMVLHVDGARLANAAVSLGCSLGEITAGASVDVLSFGGTKNGMLMGEAVVHFGAARTAAAKYVRKQSAQLPSKMRFVAAQFVAMLQGDLWRECAVHANAMAARLAHGARDRGIEITQSVDANEVFALLGGEQLARSQEAYRFYTWDEARGEVRWVTSWDTTEEDVDSLLGAL; encoded by the coding sequence ATGTCAGACACGCGCAGGGGATTCGGCTCTGACAACCACGCCGGGGTGCACCCGGCGGTTCTCGCCGCGATCGCCGAGGCGAACACGGGTCACGTTCCGGCGTACGGCGACGATGTACTCACCGCCCGCGCGGTCGAGCTGTTCCGCTCTCACCTGGGTGACGATATCGACGTGCACCTGGTGTTCAACGGCACCGGAGCCAACGTGGTTTCGCTCGCGAGTGTGGCCACGCCGTACCAGTCCGTGATCTGCCCGGAGACGGCGCACATCAACGTCGACGAGTGTGCTGCTCCCGAGCACATCGCGGGCGTCAAACTCGTACCGGTCGCCACGCCCGACGGCAAGCTGACTCCGGACCTCGTGCGACCCCATCTGACCGGATTCGACTTCGAGCACCACGCCCAGCCGCGCGTGATCTCCATCTCGCAGGCCAGCGAGTTCGGAACCGTCTACACGCCCGAGGAGACCCGTGCCCTCGCCGACTTGGCTCACGCGCACGGCATGGTGCTTCACGTCGACGGCGCCCGGCTCGCGAACGCAGCAGTCTCGCTCGGCTGCAGCCTCGGGGAGATCACGGCGGGCGCCAGTGTGGACGTGTTGTCCTTCGGTGGCACCAAGAACGGCATGCTGATGGGGGAGGCGGTCGTTCACTTCGGGGCTGCTCGAACTGCAGCTGCGAAGTATGTGCGCAAGCAGTCCGCGCAGCTTCCGTCGAAGATGCGTTTCGTTGCGGCGCAGTTTGTGGCGATGCTCCAGGGCGATCTGTGGCGCGAGTGCGCGGTGCACGCAAATGCGATGGCGGCCCGTCTGGCTCACGGTGCGCGCGACAGGGGCATCGAGATCACCCAAAGCGTTGACGCGAACGAGGTATTCGCACTGCTGGGTGGCGAGCAGCTTGCCCGCTCCCAGGAGGCCTATCGCTTCTACACCTGGGATGAAGCGCGCGGTGAGGTGCGCTGGGTCACGTCCTGGGACACCACCGAGGAAGACGTCGACAGTCTCCTGGGCGCTCTCTAG
- a CDS encoding pyridoxal-phosphate dependent enzyme — protein sequence MTISLVERFPGIDGLSRVALCDLPTPLETIESALSVGELWIKRDDLTSRAYGGNKVRKLEFLLGKALAEERRAVITFGAYGSNHALATAVHARAVGLEPHVVLSPQAPTPYARATLLAHAGLGTRIHLVEGWDGAREAVRVKRALEAANGVEPLVIPMGGTNALGAAGYVNAAFEVADEMAEPGTIYVAGGTLGTAVGLAIGCAAVGWNRVTIQAIRVTPSEVANVAFARTIAEETVALLREADADFPALAFGDLSLTLRDDWCEPGYGVVTPETMQAVADMGQAGHRLETTYTGKAFAALTADASRGELGGSSVLFWNTYNSAALPEPGPADTLPQRLQDYIAECDRLFG from the coding sequence GTGACCATCTCGCTTGTCGAGCGCTTCCCCGGCATCGATGGGCTGTCGCGTGTCGCACTTTGCGACCTGCCGACTCCGCTCGAGACCATCGAGTCCGCGCTCTCAGTCGGCGAGCTCTGGATCAAGCGAGATGACCTCACGTCGCGCGCGTACGGCGGGAACAAGGTCCGAAAGCTCGAGTTTCTCCTTGGCAAAGCGCTAGCCGAGGAGCGCAGGGCCGTCATTACATTCGGCGCCTACGGGTCGAACCACGCGCTTGCGACCGCGGTCCATGCCCGAGCGGTCGGTCTCGAGCCGCATGTCGTGCTCTCGCCTCAGGCGCCGACCCCGTACGCTCGCGCGACGCTGCTGGCGCACGCCGGGCTCGGGACACGGATCCACCTGGTGGAGGGCTGGGACGGCGCGCGGGAGGCTGTGAGGGTCAAGCGAGCGCTCGAGGCGGCCAACGGCGTGGAGCCGCTCGTGATCCCGATGGGCGGTACGAACGCGCTCGGTGCGGCCGGCTACGTGAACGCTGCATTCGAGGTGGCGGATGAGATGGCCGAACCGGGCACCATCTACGTTGCGGGCGGCACGCTCGGCACCGCCGTCGGACTGGCGATCGGGTGTGCGGCAGTCGGCTGGAACCGCGTAACGATACAGGCCATTCGCGTGACGCCGTCCGAGGTCGCCAATGTGGCGTTCGCCCGCACAATAGCCGAGGAGACGGTCGCGCTGCTCCGGGAGGCGGACGCGGACTTCCCGGCTCTCGCTTTCGGGGACCTGAGCCTGACGCTACGGGATGACTGGTGCGAACCAGGATACGGAGTCGTGACTCCCGAGACGATGCAGGCGGTCGCCGACATGGGGCAGGCGGGACATAGGCTCGAGACGACGTACACGGGCAAGGCCTTCGCCGCGCTGACGGCCGATGCGTCGCGCGGCGAACTCGGAGGGTCCAGCGTGCTGTTCTGGAACACCTACAACTCCGCTGCATTGCCCGAGCCGGGTCCGGCAGACACGCTCCCGCAGCGGCTGCAAGACTACATCGCCGAGTGCGACCGGCTCTTCGGCTAG
- a CDS encoding UBP-type zinc finger domain-containing protein: MATCDHCDNVDLTLPAAVHVCEGCVTSGDTWVQLRVCKTCGYVGCCDSSANQHARGHYHTAEHPIMGPADGGGWLWCYPDDSYIDNDGNLV; the protein is encoded by the coding sequence ATGGCGACGTGCGACCACTGCGACAACGTCGATCTGACTCTCCCCGCGGCGGTTCACGTCTGCGAGGGCTGCGTCACCTCCGGCGACACCTGGGTGCAGCTGCGCGTGTGCAAGACATGCGGGTACGTGGGATGCTGCGACTCCTCGGCAAACCAACACGCCCGGGGCCACTACCACACGGCGGAGCACCCGATCATGGGCCCGGCCGATGGGGGCGGATGGCTGTGGTGCTACCCGGACGACAGCTACATCGACAACGACGGCAATCTCGTCTGA